AAGCAACGACTGGTAACTGAGGAGGGTAGAGAAGCACTAGAGGTCATCCTTCCTGTATCCAACCTTCAGGAGATCCTCTCGACACTCCTCTCGTATGGACCCGATGCACGTCCTATAGCGCCCGAGGAGTTTGTTCTTCGCTACAAGCAGTCTGTTGCACAGATGTGGGAAACTGCAGAAAAATTGTAGTGTGACAACAGATGTCACATAGTGTAGGGTATCCTGTTCCCAGAAAGAGAGGATGACCTATGAAACGAGAAAGAAATACACGTGCTGAATTGCCTGTTTGGTATGACCGTATGCTCTCCAACCCCTTGCTCTTGGTGGTAGGGATATTTGCTGTATTGCTTGCATCCCCACTGCTGTTCATATACGGTGCATTGCTTCCCTTGTTCAGGAGATAAGGCATAATGTTGCACTTCGGTGCTGATTTCCAAGATATTTTGCATATTCATACAGATTTATACTTCCCAAACCTTCCGTTTTCTCGATAGGATGGAGAGACTTCCTGCAAGTCATCATCCCCTCTGTCTGCAAACAACACCCATAGTGTGTTTTCTGTGTGCAGACTCAAGGAGCTTTCTGATGGCAAATCAACCATCCAACGCCATGAAGTATGGTCCGGCCGACAAGCCACCGATGGGACAATGGATTCCCCTGAGTGTCCAGCATGTCTTCGCAATGTTCGGTGCGACCATTCTCGTCCCGATCCTTACCGGTCTCAGTCCGAGTACTGCCCTCTTTACCGCAGGTACCGGTACGCTTATCTACATCCTGATCACCGGAGCAAAGGTCCCAGCGTTCCTTGGTTCCTCATTTGCATTCATCCCGGCCCTGGTTGCAATCAGCAGTGCCTATGGGGTCCCGTATGCAATGGGTGGTGCCGTGGTCTCCGGCCTTTTTTATATGTTGGTGGCATACATCATCAAGAGAAGTGGACACAACTGGCTGAACAAGGCCCTCCCTCCAGTAGTCATCGGATCAGTCATCGTGGTCATTGGTTTGAACTTGGCACCTACTGCCATGGGTATGGCAATGTATGATGGAAGTGGTGAATACAGTCTCTATTTCTTGTTGATCGCGACCGTTACCCTCTCCTTGACCATTATTGCAAATATATTTGGTAAGGGGTTCTTCAGCATCATTCCTATTCTGATCGGGTTGTTTGGTGGTTACTTCTTTGCCCTGGCCATCGGCCTTATTTTCCCCCAGTATGCCCTGATCGATTTTGCAGCAGTCAAGGAAGCTGCTTGGTTCGGTCTTCCCACCTTCACCTTGCCAAAGTTCAATATTGTTGCAGCCATCACCTTTATCATGGTCTCCCTTGCAACCATCTGTGAGCACCTTGGCGATACACTTACGATCAGCAAGGTGGTAGGAAAGGATTTCTACAAGGATCCAGGTTTGCACAGGACCATTGCCGGTGATGGTATAGCAACGCTATGGGCATCCTTGTGGGGTGGTCCACCCAACACAACCTATGGTGAGAATATCGGGGTACTCGCACTCACTCGTGTGTACAGTGTGTATGTAACCGGTGGTGCAGCTGTCGTGGCAATTTTCCTATCGTTCTTCCCGAAGTTTGGCGCCTTGATCCAGACGATCCCCAACCCAGTACTTGGTGGTATCTCCATGTTACTCTTCGGTACCATTGCTTCCAGCGGTCTTCGTACCTTGGTTGATGCCGGAGTAAACTATGAAGACAAGCGCAATCTTACGATCAGCAGTGTGATACTGGTAATCGGAATCGGTGGCGGCATGCTTTCTTTTGCCATGGGAGAGAACCTGGAGTTCACCCTGGCTGGAGTTGCACTGGCTACCCTGATCGGTATCCTGCTCAACATCTTCCTTCCAAAGGAAATTGCATAAGCAAGTACATCATGTACGTGAATAAGGAGAGAGCCACCCTAAGGTGGCTCTCAGTGTATGTACTACAAAGAACGTCTTATTTCACTTCTGTTCCATAGTAGGCAGCTTCATACAGCATCTGTACATCCGCGGCAGTAGGAGTACCTGGATTGGTCAAGGTGCAGGGATCTTCAAAAGCATTTTGGCTCATTCTCTGCAAGACTTCCTTGAACTTCTCCTCGTTGAAATCGACCTCACTGCAATCCTTGAAGCTGGAAGGGATATCCATCTTCTGGTTCATCTCCTTGATGGCCTGTGCAAGGTCGGCAACACCGAGAATCTTCTCTGCATATGCGTACTTGTCAGTGAACTTCTTGTTGTAGGCGATTACGTAGGGGAGAAGAATAGCGTTTGCCAATCCATGGGTTACCCCAAATTCCCCACCAATCTTGTGAGCCATAGAGTGAACCAAGCCAAGGGATGCATTGGTGAAAGCCATTCCTGCCAAGGCTGATGCCTCGTGCATTGCCTCTCTGGCTTCCAGGTTCTTCGGTTCATGGTAAGCAACAGGAAGATGTTCAAGGACCATCTTGATAGCCTGGATGGCATAGGGATCGGTAAATGCAGTCGCTGCGGTAGAGACGACAGCCTCTGCTGCATGGCACATGACATCCATACCGGTATTGGCTGTGATGTGCTTCGGCATTGTCATGGGCAATGATGGGTCGAGAATGGCAATATCTGGGACCATGTCGGCAGCAACGATGGGATACTTGATGTGCTTCTTTGTATCGGTGATAACCGAGAACGCAGTGATCTCACTTGCTGTCCCACTGGTTGAGGGGATTGCAATGAATTTTGCCTTATTGCGGAGGGAGGGCATACTTCCCGGCTGGATGATATCTTCGAAGGCAAGCTCTGGGTGTTCATAGAAGCACCACATGACCTTGGCTGCATCAAGCGCTGATCCGCCTCCGATTGCGACGATCCAATCAGGGGAGAATTCAAGCATTGCCTTGGCGCCTCTTTGAACTGTTTCCACGGATGGGTTGGGTTCAACACCGTCGATCAGGATAGAATCGATGCCTGCTTTTTTCAGGAGGGCTTCAGCCTGATCCAGGAAGCCGAAACGCTTCATTGAACTGCCGCCGGTCACGATTGCTGCTTTCTTGCCCTGAAGCTGGGCAAGTTTATCGAGGGAACCTTCTCCATAGTAGATGGTTCTGGGAATGGAAAAACTCATAACGCTCATAATTGATGACTCCTTAGGTGAATCTGTTTGTCCATAAGGTATCGATATTATTTTATCGTGTTAAGGGGTTTCTCAAAAATATCGAAAGAATTTCAAAAAAATCAATTTTATAACGTTAATAGTACAAATTAAAATTACAAAAGGAAAATTAAATTGCATATATAAGAGAAATATATGCAATTAATATTACATATAAGAATATAAATATACTTTTACGAGTAACAAGTAAAGTAATTATACATCTGTCAAACATTTTCGCTACGAGTGGTATGAATAGGTTCTCTATTCTCTCGGTATTTGGTATGCTTTCACCCTATGCTTAATTATACCATCGTTGATTCTGATTCTGCCTTAGCGGAGCTACGTGCCTCTTGGAGAGAACGTGGCATTGTATCGGTTGCCATGGATTTTGAAGGGGAGTTCAATCTCCATATCTATGGGGAGCATCTCTGTCTCATCCAACTTTTTGATGGAAAATCGTATTATTTGGTTGATCCTTTCACTCTCTCCAAGGAATCCTTGCAGGAGTTTTTGGAAGATACCTCACTTGAGAAAGTGATGTTCGACTGTGCCAGTGATTCCGCTCTGGTAAGGAAGCAGTATGGAATTATCATGGAAGGTGTGTATGACATCAGGGTTCCTGCCATGGCCTTGGGCTATATGGGAAATCTCAGTGGATTGGTAGAACGTTATCTTCCAGAAATCCCCAAACAGCCGATGTCAAACAAGAAAAAGAATCAGATGACCAATTGGCTTAAGCGACCCCTGAGACCTGAACAGATCCAATATGCATTGAGTGATGTAGAACACTTATTTACGTTGAAGGATCTATTGATTGCAGCAGTAGCTGAGAAGGGGCTGCAGACAAAGGTGGCTGAGCAAATGCAGGTGGTGGGTAAGAGTAAAGGTCCTGACAAACCAGGCTGGACCAAGTTCTCTTCCTGGAAGTACCTGTCAAAAGATGAGAAGGTTTTTCTTAAGCACTTCTTCCTCGCTCGCGATGGTCTTGCAAGAAAATATAATGTCCCTGCAGTAAGAATCCTGGAAAAACCTCTTTTGCTCCAGATGGCAAAGAACGTCCCAGCCTCTGACATCGACTTTCATATCTACTGTGGAAAGTGCGCACCCAGACAGCTCAATGAGTTGGTAGAGACGCTGAAGAAAGCTAAACAGGAAGCGCTTATCGAACTTGGCCGATCCTAAGGCTGATATTCTCTCGTGCCTCAACCAAGGCTGAGAGAACCTCACAGGTGGGGGTAGGGATCCCATGGGCCTTTCCCAGCTTGATCACTGTCCCACTGAACCACTTGTTTTCTGTTTTTCTTCCAGCCTCCATGTCTTGGCACATGGAGGTTTTACCTGTAAAACCAAGTGAGGTCACGATACGATGATTCTCCTCAATGAGTGAATCAGGAAGGAGGACCCCCTCAGCCTTTGCAACCTTCTGTACTTCCTTGCATACTTTCTGCGCAAGATCCCATACCGGCTCTTGGTCCAGATCTCCATAGGTTGCAGAGAGCAGTCCGCTTATTGTGTTGTACGCAGTGTTGAGCATGAACTTGTTCCAGAGTTCACGCTCAATGTTCTCTGGCACTACATAAGAAACACCTGCACGGTCAAACAGGGCGGAGGTCTCCTTGATTCGTTCTGTTGTTTCATTGCTCTTCTCGCCGAAGACAATTCTGCCTTCTTTGGTATAGGTGATATGATTACCAACATGAGTGGAATTCAGTCCTACAGCAAAACCATAGAGTACTTTCTCTTTTCCAAAAGCCTTTGAGAGTTCCCGTTCGCTTTCAATTCCATTCAGCAAGGAAAGTATGGCAGTATCTGGGCCAACGACAGGTTTCAGCGTGGAAATAGCTTCTTCTAGGTGATGGTTCTTGGTGGCAATGATGACAAGATCGACCACTGGAGCCTCTTCTGGGGTACAGTACCGAAAGGGAGCTCTCTGGTCATTGAGGTATATGCCTTCCTGCAAATACCGTTTCTTTCGGTTCTCATCGACGAGAAAGCAGAGATGTTCATCACCCAGCAGGTTATGTAATCGTAGGCCATAGAGGGCTCCAACTGCCCCACAACCAAGCATTGCAATGTGTTTCATAATGTAATTAACTCCAATACCAAGGAGAACAGATTTTCCAGTTCCTTCTTGGGTATGTATTCACTCTTTGTATGAGGTTCTTCATAACCAGAGGTACAGACAAGAGTCTCTATACCTAGCTTGTTCAAGACATTTGCATCACTTCCCCCGAGTGTAGGAGCAAGACGCACAGAAAAGCCCAGCCTCCTACACGCCTCCTTGAAGTGCTTCAGTACTGTTGCATCTTCCCTATGGTGGTATGCTTCATACTGATGTTCATGGGTAATATCGACGCTTCCGCCATGATCCTTGGCCGCACTTTTCATTGCATCGATCATGCTTGTCGATTGTGTTGCCAGTTTGTTTGGGTTAAGGCTTCTTGCCTCAAAGACCAGAGTCGCCTTGTCACATACAATGTTCTTGGCTCCTGGAGCAATGAATGACCCCACATTTGCAGTGGTCTCTTCATCGATGCGAAGCAAGTTCATTGAGCTGACAGCTTGGCTTGCCATCTGGATGGCGCTTATGCCAGTCTCTGGTTTGAATCCGGCATGAGCTCCCTTGCCATGGAATACCGCTTCTATCTTGTCCTGTGATGGGGCAGCGCTGATCGCTCCTCCCACTGGGCCCGAGGCATCAAACGTGAATCCATGGGATACGGCAGCGAGCTTACTTACATCAATACTTTGTGCTCCTACCAATCCTTGTTCTTCACTTCTGGTGAAGAGTACCACGATATTTGGATGCGCAATCTTTTGCTGTTTTATGGTATCGAGAGCGACCAGGATGGCAGCGATAGCTGCCTTGTCATCAGCGCCAAGAGCGGTGGTTCCGTCACTCCTTAAAAGATCACCATCTTCGACAACCTTTGCTCCACGGGCTAAATCGACAGTATCCATATGGGCATTGAGCAGAATGGTTTTGCCTTTTCCGGGAAGGAAGCCATACAAATTCTCCCCCTCATCGTATTCTGTATAGAGTCCGGCATGAAGCAGTGCTGTTTCCAAGAAGAGTGCGATCTGGTCTTCCTCATAGGAGACCGAGTCGAAAGAGACCAATTTTGAAAAGGTGTCAATAAGGGTTTGCATGTGCTGACTATACCACAGGCAAAAAGGCTTTGACCACACCAACTTGTGCGCTATAGTAGATTCATGATGTATACAGCTAATGAAACTAGATATGATTCCATGCGTTATCGGTATGCAGGTAAGAGCGGACTCCGCCTTCCTGAGCTCTCCCTCGGCCTATGGCACAACTTTGGCTCTGAAGCTGACGGCGGGGTATGTAGGAGTATTCTTACTACAGCATTTGACAATGGTATTACCCATTTCGATTTGGCGAACAACTACGGCCCTCCCGCTGGCAGCGCAGAAGAGCGGTTTTGCTCCATTCTGAAACACGACCTCGCTCCTTACCGGGATGAGTTGATCATTTCCAGCAAGGCTGGCTACTACATGTGGCCAGGTCCATATGGTGAGTGGGGTAGTCGCAAGTACCTGATCAGCAGTTGTGACCAGTCCCTGAAGAGAATGGGGCTTGAGTATGTGGATATTTTCTACCACCACCGCCCTGACCCCAACACCCCTCTTGAGGAGACCATGGGAGCGCTTGCCCATTTGGTCCGTCAGGGAAAAGCCTTGTATGTGGGAATCAGCAATTACCGTGCAGAAGAAGCAGTCAAAGCTATCAAGCTGTTGAAAGAGATGGGTACTCCCTGTGTATTGAACCAGGTGCGGTACTCGATGCTGGACCGCTGGGTGGAAGAGAATGATTTGCTGGATGCCATGGGTAACCAGGCAGGAACCATCTGTTTCTCTCCCCTTGCCCAAGGGTTGTTGACTTCACGCTATCTTGATGGAAACGTTCCAGAAGGTTCACGTGCAAGTGAAAATCGATTCCTGAAGGCTGATTCCATTACCAAGGAGCGGGTTGCACTGCTTGGAGAACTTAATGAGGTAGCCAAGCGCCGTGGGCAGAGCCTCTCTGAGCTTGCCATCAGTTGGCTGCTCAAGAATGAGAAAGTAACCAGTGTACTCATTGGCGCCAGCAGCAAGGCACAGTTGCTCCAGAACTTAAAGGCATTGGACAAGCCGTCTACATTCTCCTCAGAAGAGCTCTCTGAGCTGGATGCTATTTTGCAACGGTGGGAGTAGAGGAAAAGTCATGTATGCACAGGAAGTAGATGCCTATATTGCAGAGCTTGAGAAAGAGCAGAGAATACCCTTGGACCAGATACGTACTCTGGTCCATGAGGTAGTTCCTGATGTCGTGGAGTCCATCAAGTGGAGGATGCCTACCTTTAGCTTGCCTGGTGGTGGGGATATCATCCATATGGCAGCTTTCAAGAAACATATTGGCCTCTACCCGCTTCCTGAAGCTATCGATGAGTTCCAGGAAGCATTGGCTCCCTATCATACAAGTAAAGGAGCAATCCAGTTCCCCTTTGGGTCTGTATTGCCCCTTGATGTGATTGAGAGGATCATCCAGTTCAGGCTTAACGTCTTATTAGAAAAAAAGAACTAGTTTTATTCCTCGTCAAGGAAATGGTTCACGGCATCCTTGAGAAATTTGGCGTTGCCCTGGTAGTATGTCCCAAACCGCTCGTCGTCTGTGTACATCTGTACGATACCCCGATGAGCTTCCGCTGAGTAGTGGGGCCACGTGAATCGGAGCCATTCGGCATGGAGGGATGCCACTTCCCTTGCAAGAGGGCTGGTAGGGTCTCCTTCCTTGGCCGCTGCCTGAAGTTTTTCTAACACCTCAATCCCCAATGCTGTAAACGTTTTATAGGTTTCCTCGGTCATTCCCATCATCTGTGCATTTGCCTTCTCTACGGTTTCCTCTCCGTACTTTTGGCGAATTTCTTCACCAAATTGTGATTCATTCTCAGCAATCATCTGCTTCTTGAAACCTTCAAAGTGCTCTTTGTCACTCATGGTAATCTCTCCTTTGCTTTCCTGGATGGTATACGTAATGGTCGTGATGAGCTGGTCGAGTTTGTTACGTTTTTTCAGGAGTAGTTCTCTCTGTTTTTCCAAGGCGCTCTCGGCTTTAAAATTTGGATCATCAAGTAGAGATTTGATGGTTTTTAACGAGAATTCCAGCTCCCGATAGAAAAGAATCTGCTGTATCACCAGCAATTCCTTTTTACCATAGAGCCGATATCCATTCTGAGGGTGCCTGACAGGGATGAGGAGACCATACTCCTCCCAGTAACGGAGGGTACGTTCGCTTACTCCACTTAGCTCTGCCATTTCTTTGATCGTATACTTCATAGATAGATACATACACCCTGACGTTGCGTGAAGGTCAAGCGTCAATCTTCGTTTTTTTCTGCTTCATAGGTTTTTTTGTCAAACACGCAATAGGAATTCTTCCCTGATCGTTTTGCCTGGTACATTGCGAAGTCGGCATACTCGATGAGCTCAAACAGATTGGTAGTGTCTTTGTTATAGACAGCCATCCCGAGGCTGCAGCCGATGGGGAGATCACCGGCATCGGTATGAATGGGTGATCTGGTTACCTGTGCCCTAAAGGTCTCATAGAAGTGCACTATAAACGCTTCCTCAGCTGTTTTTATCCCATGGAGGTAGAGACCGAACTCATCTCCTGCAATGCGCATAGCGATGGAGACTCCTGTACAGGAGAGGCTGGCAAGGCGAGCTGAGAATCCAACCAGGTACTGGTCTCCTATGGCATGTCCATAATTGTCATTGACTTGTTTGAAGTCATCAATATCGATGAAGACAAAGAGCCCTTGAGCCTGTGGATTCTCTTGGATGACCCTTTGCATTTCAGAGTGGTACTGATAGCGGCTTACCAAACCGGTCAATGCATCCTTTACAAGACGATTATTCAGCTCCAGGTTCAGCTGTTCCAGTTTTCGGTTTGCCCGCTGCAGCTGGCGTTGCGTATTGACCAAATCATTGTTGAGTTTCTGGATCTCTTCAAAGTGGTTGTATACCTCTTCCGAGGCGTGCATCAGTTGTTCACCGTGCAACACAGCAAATTGCTTGATCATGCGGAAGATGACTTGGTTGTGTGATTCCTGAATAGAGGAAGGAAGATTAGCAAGATAATCCAATGCCAATACATACACAAATTTTTTAGCACTGGCAATGAAGAAACAGAGTTGCTCCTGTTCCTCTATAATAGGAATATG
The sequence above is drawn from the uncultured Sphaerochaeta sp. genome and encodes:
- a CDS encoding solute carrier family 23 protein, yielding MANQPSNAMKYGPADKPPMGQWIPLSVQHVFAMFGATILVPILTGLSPSTALFTAGTGTLIYILITGAKVPAFLGSSFAFIPALVAISSAYGVPYAMGGAVVSGLFYMLVAYIIKRSGHNWLNKALPPVVIGSVIVVIGLNLAPTAMGMAMYDGSGEYSLYFLLIATVTLSLTIIANIFGKGFFSIIPILIGLFGGYFFALAIGLIFPQYALIDFAAVKEAAWFGLPTFTLPKFNIVAAITFIMVSLATICEHLGDTLTISKVVGKDFYKDPGLHRTIAGDGIATLWASLWGGPPNTTYGENIGVLALTRVYSVYVTGGAAVVAIFLSFFPKFGALIQTIPNPVLGGISMLLFGTIASSGLRTLVDAGVNYEDKRNLTISSVILVIGIGGGMLSFAMGENLEFTLAGVALATLIGILLNIFLPKEIA
- a CDS encoding iron-containing alcohol dehydrogenase, coding for MSVMSFSIPRTIYYGEGSLDKLAQLQGKKAAIVTGGSSMKRFGFLDQAEALLKKAGIDSILIDGVEPNPSVETVQRGAKAMLEFSPDWIVAIGGGSALDAAKVMWCFYEHPELAFEDIIQPGSMPSLRNKAKFIAIPSTSGTASEITAFSVITDTKKHIKYPIVAADMVPDIAILDPSLPMTMPKHITANTGMDVMCHAAEAVVSTAATAFTDPYAIQAIKMVLEHLPVAYHEPKNLEAREAMHEASALAGMAFTNASLGLVHSMAHKIGGEFGVTHGLANAILLPYVIAYNKKFTDKYAYAEKILGVADLAQAIKEMNQKMDIPSSFKDCSEVDFNEEKFKEVLQRMSQNAFEDPCTLTNPGTPTAADVQMLYEAAYYGTEVK
- a CDS encoding 3'-5' exonuclease, encoding MLNYTIVDSDSALAELRASWRERGIVSVAMDFEGEFNLHIYGEHLCLIQLFDGKSYYLVDPFTLSKESLQEFLEDTSLEKVMFDCASDSALVRKQYGIIMEGVYDIRVPAMALGYMGNLSGLVERYLPEIPKQPMSNKKKNQMTNWLKRPLRPEQIQYALSDVEHLFTLKDLLIAAVAEKGLQTKVAEQMQVVGKSKGPDKPGWTKFSSWKYLSKDEKVFLKHFFLARDGLARKYNVPAVRILEKPLLLQMAKNVPASDIDFHIYCGKCAPRQLNELVETLKKAKQEALIELGRS
- a CDS encoding ketopantoate reductase family protein — encoded protein: MKHIAMLGCGAVGALYGLRLHNLLGDEHLCFLVDENRKKRYLQEGIYLNDQRAPFRYCTPEEAPVVDLVIIATKNHHLEEAISTLKPVVGPDTAILSLLNGIESERELSKAFGKEKVLYGFAVGLNSTHVGNHITYTKEGRIVFGEKSNETTERIKETSALFDRAGVSYVVPENIERELWNKFMLNTAYNTISGLLSATYGDLDQEPVWDLAQKVCKEVQKVAKAEGVLLPDSLIEENHRIVTSLGFTGKTSMCQDMEAGRKTENKWFSGTVIKLGKAHGIPTPTCEVLSALVEARENISLRIGQVR
- a CDS encoding M20/M25/M40 family metallo-hydrolase, whose product is MQTLIDTFSKLVSFDSVSYEEDQIALFLETALLHAGLYTEYDEGENLYGFLPGKGKTILLNAHMDTVDLARGAKVVEDGDLLRSDGTTALGADDKAAIAAILVALDTIKQQKIAHPNIVVLFTRSEEQGLVGAQSIDVSKLAAVSHGFTFDASGPVGGAISAAPSQDKIEAVFHGKGAHAGFKPETGISAIQMASQAVSSMNLLRIDEETTANVGSFIAPGAKNIVCDKATLVFEARSLNPNKLATQSTSMIDAMKSAAKDHGGSVDITHEHQYEAYHHREDATVLKHFKEACRRLGFSVRLAPTLGGSDANVLNKLGIETLVCTSGYEEPHTKSEYIPKKELENLFSLVLELITL
- a CDS encoding aldo/keto reductase translates to MYTANETRYDSMRYRYAGKSGLRLPELSLGLWHNFGSEADGGVCRSILTTAFDNGITHFDLANNYGPPAGSAEERFCSILKHDLAPYRDELIISSKAGYYMWPGPYGEWGSRKYLISSCDQSLKRMGLEYVDIFYHHRPDPNTPLEETMGALAHLVRQGKALYVGISNYRAEEAVKAIKLLKEMGTPCVLNQVRYSMLDRWVEENDLLDAMGNQAGTICFSPLAQGLLTSRYLDGNVPEGSRASENRFLKADSITKERVALLGELNEVAKRRGQSLSELAISWLLKNEKVTSVLIGASSKAQLLQNLKALDKPSTFSSEELSELDAILQRWE
- a CDS encoding DUF1801 domain-containing protein is translated as MYAQEVDAYIAELEKEQRIPLDQIRTLVHEVVPDVVESIKWRMPTFSLPGGGDIIHMAAFKKHIGLYPLPEAIDEFQEALAPYHTSKGAIQFPFGSVLPLDVIERIIQFRLNVLLEKKN
- a CDS encoding MerR family transcriptional regulator, producing the protein MKYTIKEMAELSGVSERTLRYWEEYGLLIPVRHPQNGYRLYGKKELLVIQQILFYRELEFSLKTIKSLLDDPNFKAESALEKQRELLLKKRNKLDQLITTITYTIQESKGEITMSDKEHFEGFKKQMIAENESQFGEEIRQKYGEETVEKANAQMMGMTEETYKTFTALGIEVLEKLQAAAKEGDPTSPLAREVASLHAEWLRFTWPHYSAEAHRGIVQMYTDDERFGTYYQGNAKFLKDAVNHFLDEE
- a CDS encoding GGDEF domain-containing protein, translated to MNHSFFVRTDTKKVVQETYWSKPISLAMPFKTTLESLFQQDDKDRFNTIFSNAIDHETEVFCAHIPIIEEQEQLCFFIASAKKFVYVLALDYLANLPSSIQESHNQVIFRMIKQFAVLHGEQLMHASEEVYNHFEEIQKLNNDLVNTQRQLQRANRKLEQLNLELNNRLVKDALTGLVSRYQYHSEMQRVIQENPQAQGLFVFIDIDDFKQVNDNYGHAIGDQYLVGFSARLASLSCTGVSIAMRIAGDEFGLYLHGIKTAEEAFIVHFYETFRAQVTRSPIHTDAGDLPIGCSLGMAVYNKDTTNLFELIEYADFAMYQAKRSGKNSYCVFDKKTYEAEKNED